In one Desulfoferula mesophila genomic region, the following are encoded:
- a CDS encoding TlpA disulfide reductase family protein — protein sequence MAKALSAFVICLALLAVILPAQAAPPTTLNFNLPALEGGRLSLEQFRGRVVIVDFFATWCGPCKRALPKLDRFAQEYADRGVSAIAFSVDKGGIKAVKPFVARLGLRMPVVLGDVEWAQANAGVRVLPTTLVIDPAGRVVKRFEGPVSEMHLANAAYPYLAKAKSPEPKAAKVKRRRPGDPRFVDLWVTDGEQFQGARGIYVHTVAQVADLNAVRGLWLALDISPENGGQTKTLYMRIDDVNKEYFMMFVRCDQLPPLGTSSAYVARLSVIDEHYKAVDSSASFPIAANCGAGGYYARNAPHAPRFAPPSAPAPGAAPNQASPPAQQDDRTVWVNAARGRIKSLALTEGEVYEDHPGMMLKVKAGLGDLPTDQGLWMTVNLWPEDAKGRALSPTGDADRLYHRVESTSLDDYLLFVRCDQMPELPQGGRMRMWITVLIGPQKNVVARSEEFLLPRPCRAAFLRH from the coding sequence ATGGCTAAGGCCCTGTCCGCTTTTGTAATTTGCCTGGCGCTCTTGGCGGTGATTTTACCGGCCCAAGCCGCGCCGCCGACCACCCTCAACTTCAACCTGCCCGCCCTGGAGGGCGGCCGCCTGAGCCTGGAGCAGTTCCGAGGCCGGGTGGTCATCGTGGATTTCTTCGCCACCTGGTGCGGCCCCTGCAAGCGGGCGCTGCCCAAGCTGGACCGCTTTGCCCAGGAATACGCCGATCGCGGGGTCAGCGCCATCGCCTTCAGCGTGGACAAGGGCGGGATCAAGGCGGTCAAGCCCTTCGTGGCCCGTCTGGGCCTGCGCATGCCGGTGGTGCTGGGCGACGTGGAGTGGGCCCAGGCCAACGCGGGGGTGCGGGTGTTGCCCACCACCCTGGTCATAGACCCCGCCGGGCGCGTGGTGAAGCGCTTCGAGGGCCCGGTGTCGGAAATGCATCTGGCCAACGCGGCCTATCCCTATCTGGCCAAGGCCAAAAGCCCCGAGCCCAAGGCGGCCAAGGTAAAGCGACGCCGTCCGGGCGATCCCCGTTTCGTGGACCTGTGGGTCACCGACGGCGAGCAGTTTCAGGGCGCCAGGGGCATCTACGTGCACACGGTGGCGCAGGTGGCCGATTTGAACGCGGTGCGCGGCCTCTGGCTGGCCCTGGACATCAGCCCCGAAAACGGGGGGCAGACCAAGACCCTGTACATGCGCATCGACGACGTGAACAAGGAATACTTCATGATGTTCGTCAGATGCGACCAGCTGCCGCCCTTGGGGACCTCCTCCGCCTATGTGGCCCGCCTGTCGGTGATCGATGAGCATTACAAGGCGGTGGACTCCAGCGCCAGCTTCCCCATAGCCGCCAACTGCGGCGCGGGCGGGTATTATGCGCGCAACGCGCCCCATGCCCCGCGGTTCGCGCCTCCCTCGGCCCCGGCTCCGGGCGCGGCCCCCAACCAGGCCTCTCCCCCGGCCCAGCAGGATGACCGGACCGTCTGGGTGAACGCGGCCCGCGGGCGCATCAAGTCCCTGGCTCTCACCGAGGGCGAGGTTTATGAAGATCATCCCGGCATGATGCTCAAGGTCAAAGCCGGGCTCGGCGATCTGCCCACCGACCAGGGGCTGTGGATGACCGTCAACTTGTGGCCCGAGGACGCCAAGGGCAGGGCCCTGAGCCCCACCGGCGACGCGGACCGGCTCTACCACCGGGTGGAAAGCACCTCCCTGGACGACTACCTGCTGTTCGTGCGTTGCGACCAGATGCCCGAGTTGCCCCAGGGGGGACGGATGCGCATGTGGATCACGGTGCTTATCGGTCCGCAGAAAAACGTGGTGGCCCGCAGCGAGGAGTTCCTGTTGCCTCGGCCCTGCCGCGCGGCTTTCCTGAGGCATTGA